The window TCTGTCTTTTTTTGAAAAATTCAAAAACTTTGCGGCTACCCCCTCATCTATCCTTCCATCTACAACTGCGTCTTTGATTTTCACATCCAGACTTGATAGAGGTTTGATTCTATCCAATACCGAATAATGGGAGTTCAATCCCAAAAGAGGTAAGAATTTTTTTACTATAACTTCGACTGAATAGTATTTTTGTAGTTTACTGATGGTTATGGATTTCTCTACAGGGTTTAAAACCCTGTGGGAGAGATTATCATAAAGGCTTATCAAAAAGGTATCCTTGTCTTCAATACTCTGGCACATAATAGCACATCTCAATTCTTCTATTCCTATTTCATGGCAGACCAGAAGTCTTTTATAGCCACACACTATGCTGTACTGCTCCTCGGATTTTTTTTTCACCAATGGAGGATTGAGTATGCCTATCTTCTCAATGGATTTCTTTAATTGTGTTAGGGCAAAACCATAGGTAGTGACAAAGGTAGTGTCAGTCAGATCAATGGATCTTATAGCTAAATGCTTATATTCCGTATTCATTATATTTAGATTTCCTTTTTAGCAGCTTTGGGTATTTTAGTCCATTTCATGCATATAATTTAATTTCATATTTGTCTGGTATCTTTAAATACCTTTCCCCCTCTGCTATCCTTCCCCTTTTTAAACACCCATTGCCAAATATGGTACATTTTTTTCTTAGCTCTTTTAACGATGCTTTGTACTGTTCAGGGGAAAGAATACCACTTTCCAATATATTAACCAACGCCTTTATTCTAAACCTGTCAAGACCTACAAAATTCCGGGATAACTGGTCATGATGTCCTCCTCTCTTTATTATAAGAGGGGTTTCTATCAAATAGATAGGGTAACTGGCGGCTATTTTGATCCACATATCGTAATCCTCACAGGCTGGTAAACTCTCATCAAAGAACCCTATCCTGTCAAAGAACAACTCCCTTTTTAGCATAACAGAAGACGGACTTATAATACACAGGGGCAACACCTTGTCGAATATCATACCGCTGTATTTTCTGTGTTTTCTCATGGGATTTACTCTTGCATTATTTCTAAACCATATCTCTTCAGTATAACATATCAAGGCATCAGGATTGTGAGCAAAAAAATCCATTTGATAAGCAAGCTTGTCCGGTGACCACTTATCATCGGAATCCAGAAAAGCAATATACTCTCCGGAGGAATTTTTTATGCCCATATTTCTCGCACAACTCACACCCCTCTTATTCTGATAAATATAAACTATTTCATCAGTGTATCTTCGCACGATGTTTCTAGTTTCATCTGTGGAACCATCATCAACGACTATCAGCTCAAAATCCTTATAATTCTGGAACAGAACTGATTCAATTGCTTCCTCAAGGAAGTTTGCTCGATTATAGGTGGGAATTATAACACTTACTTTTGGCATGGACAGTTTATTGTTTATTTCCCATTTTTGAACAACCTTGCATCTGCTAATTTTCAAACCCTGTTTTTTAATCAGGGTATTCTAACATATAACACATACTTTTCCCATACAATATAAAAAAATAACTAGTTGACTTAGGTTGCCTGTCTGGTTATAAAATTGGTTATAATATTTGTTTGGATAACGGCATTTCAATGAAAGAGCGGGTATATTTTTTCTTTTTTCACAGACCAATTGAACAAACAGAGACCCAAAAGCTGAAAGGGGGAGAATGCCTTGGCTAGAAAAAGAGGATCCCTGACACGGTTCGGGAAACTGCTAAAGGTTATATTTTGGATTTGCCTTATATTCTTCCTGTCTGTTATGTTTACACCTTTACCTAATCTTCTCTCTTCCTACCTTACTGTTAGACCTGACATAAAAAAGGCTGATTTGATTGTTGTTTTAGGGGGAGGATTCTACCCTACAGGAGAACTAACCCTGAGTTCTATAGACAGGGCTGTAAAGGGAATTGAACTGTATTTCGAAGGTAAGGCAGGTAAAATGGTGTTTAGTGGGGGAAACCCAAAAAGATTCCCTGGCTATATATCAGAAGCCGGTAGTATGGCGCAAATAGCAGAAAATCTTAGAGTTCCATCTGGGAATATCATAATCGAAAAAAAGTCTAGCCGTACTTATGAAAACGCTGTTAAAGTGAATAAGATTATGCATGATTTAGGGCTCAAGGATGCTATTCTTGTAACATCTTCATACCACATGTTGAGGGCAAAACTCTCTTTCGAACATGCAGGTGTTATTGTTTATCCTGCCTCCACTGCTCCCGCTGAAAAATATATTACCCATCCTCTTCAGAGACTCCTCCTATTTCAAGCAGTCCTGCATGAATACATGGGATTGGCATACTACAAGTGGAAGGGATGGATTTAAGTAAGATTTATTTTTGTATATCTACCGTATCCTGAATGCAGAGGCATAAATACATTCAGGATACGGATATGAACAGGTTTATATCACACCGGTTGATCCCATGGCACAGATAACCTGCCCGGTCACAAAGTAGGAATCATCAGAAGCAAGAAAGACAACCGTAGGAGCCACATCCTCAGGCTGTCCCATTCTCTGAATCGTAGACGTAGAAGCAAGGTGCTTGTACATCATTTCCTTTACTTTATCAGGCATCGACTCTGTCATGGCAGTCTGAGCTGCCGGACCTACCGCATTCACACAAATTCCACGTCGTGCCAGTTCTTTGGCATTGGACAGAGTCAACCCTATAAGACCCGCCTTGGCTGCACTGTAATTCGCCTGACCTACATTCCCATAGATCCCTGCTGAAGAAGTAATGTTGATAATCCTCCCTTTTACATTGTTCTCAATCATATACTTCACTGCGGCTTGAGTATTGAGGAAAGCACCTCTAAGGTGAACAGTTATGACATCGTCCCATTGTTTCTCTTCCATCTTATGTAAAAGTTGGTCTCTGATTATACCGGCATTATTAACCAATATATCCAGTTTACCAAATTCTTTAACAGCAGTACTGACCAATTTCTCTGCTACATCCTTTGTCCCTACTCCACCTATAACTGCTGCAGCTTTCCCACCTTTAGATTCTATCTCCTTCACCACTTGATTAGCAGAGTCATCCACATCATTTACCACTATGGATGCACCTTCTTTTGACATTACTAGAGCAAACCCTCTACCCAATCCCCTACCCGATCCACTAATTATTGCTACTTTTCCATCCAGCTTTCCCATTTTCAGACCTCCTTTTATTATTTGATGAAACGTAATTTTGTGCCCATATCTGTTCTTTGCTTATTACCTTTAGTTTTTATTTCGAAAAAAAGAATCCCTTTGAAGCAAACACAAGCAGGATTTTTAAGATGCCCATCTGTATGAAGTGCAAGATAAGTAGCTCAAAGAGTATACAAACCAATAATACGGCTATTTTTACCATTTAGAGAAACATAAGTCAACAAAAATTAAATTTGTTTTCGCAGAAAACAGGCTAAAAACAGGCTAAAAAAATATTGACAACGTATGGAATATGATTTAAATCTTTAACTTCATTTAATTTAGAGGGTAGGATACGGAATGAAGGGGTATATAGAGATTGATCAGGAGCTCTGTAAGGGGTGTCAGATCTGCATAGCTTTTTGTCCGAAAGATTCAATTTCTCCATCCGATAAACTGAATGCCAACGGCTACTTACCGGTTCGCTTTAATAGTAATGGTGATTGTACTGGCTGTGCAACCTGTGCAATCGTGTGCCCTGATGTGGTAATAGAGGTGTACCGTGGCTAAGATTCTCATGTACGGAAATGCTGCAATTGGGGAAGCTGCCATCCGAGCTGGCTGCCAGTGTTATTTTGGCTATCCGATTACCCCTCAAAATGAACTTACCGAATATATGGCCACCAATTTAAGCAGAAGGAAAGGGTGTTCCTTTGTTCAGGCTGAAAGTGAGGTCTCTGCCATAAACATGGTATACGGAGCCAGTCTGGCCGGAGTACGCGCAATGACCTCTTCTTCCAGTCCGGGAATCAGTTTGAAACAGGAAGGAATTTCCTATCTCGCCGCTTGCGAGCTCCCTGCTGTTATTGTCAACATTTCCAGAGGTGGCCCCGGTTTGGGAAGCATATCCGCTGCCCAATCGGATTACTTCCAGTCTACCCGGGGCGGAGGTCATGGAGACTACCGTACCATAGTCCTGGCGCCATCATCAGTACAGGAATTAGCAGACCTCACTCACCGTGCCTTTGATCTTGCCGACAAGTACCGGATCCCCGTAATCATTCTGGGGGATGGTATGCTTGGGCAGATGATGGAGCCTGTGGAATTTAAATATGATGCCCCATCAGAATTACCGGTCAGAAGCGATGCACTTAGAGGGGCTAAAGGACGGCCAAGTAGAATTGTTAAAACCTTTACCTCAAAGCCAACAGATTTGGAAGAGCTTAATTGGAGTCTGTTCAGAAGATACCGCTTGATAGAGAAAGAAGAAACCACTTACGAGATATATATGGTCGAAGATGCTGAACTGGTAGTAGTTGCCTTTGGAGTGGCTGCCCGAATTGCAAAAGGGGCAATCAGGAATGCACGGGCAAATGGTTTGAAGGTGGGAATGTTTAGACCGATCACTCTCTGGCCATTTCCTTATGAGAAAGTCAGCGAATTAACTCAAATGACAAAACATTTTCTGGTTTTTGAGATGAACATGGGACAGATGATAGAAGATGTAAAACTGGCAGTCGAAGGGAAAAGGGAGATATCCTTTTACGGAAGGCCAGGAGGTGTAATTCCTACTCCTAGCGAAATTCTTCGAGTAATCACCCGTCTTTATTATCAGAAAGGTCTAAAAATAGAGAAGTGAAGAAGGTATACAGACGACCTAAATCATTGAAGAGAGCCGCATTCCATTACTGCCCGGGATGTGGGCATTCCATCGTGCACCGGCTCTTGACCGAGGTGTTCGACGAGATGAATATTCAGGACAAGGTCATAGGTATTCCCCCTCCCGGATGTTCGGTTTTTGCGTACCATTATCTTGATGTTGATATGGCGGAATCGGCTCATGGGAGAGGGGCGGCTGTAGCCACGGGGCTTAAAAGGGCATATCCTGATGCATTGGTATTCACTTATCAGGGAGATGGTGATCTGGCTGCTATTGGTACGGCTGAAACTATTCATGCCGCCAACAGAGGGGAATGTATAACCTCTATTTTCATCAACAACGCTGTTTACGGAATGACTGGTGGACAGATGGCACCGACTACTCTTTCCAATATGAAGACTACTACTACTCCGTATGGACGAGATACGAGATTAGAGGGATACCCTGTCAGGATGAGTGAAATGGTGGCTCTGGTCAAAGGCGCGGCTTATATCGAGCGGACTGCTGTTAATTCACCGGCAAATATCAAGAGGACTAAAAAGGCTATCCGCAAAGCCTTTCAAACACAAATCGATGATCTTGGTTATTCTATGGTAGAAATACTTTCTCCTTGCCCTACCAATTGGAAGATGAGTCCGTTGGAATCATGGCAGTGGGTCGAAAACGAAATGACGAAGGAGTTCCCACTGGGTTTAATTAAGGATACTACTAGAACAAAGGACATTACTGGTAAAAGAGATGCTGATTAAAACAATCTTTGCAGGTTTCGGCGGACAGGGAGTTCTCTCCATGGGGCTCAACCTGTCTCAGGCTGCAATGTCGGAGGGGAAACATGTAACTTACTTACCCTCTTATGGTGCCGAAGTTCGCGGCGGTACCGCCAATTGTACAGTAGCCATATCCGATGAAGAGATTGCCTCTCCAGTAGCTTCCTCCCCGGATTTTGTGGTGGCTATGAACCAGCCTTCCCTGGTTCGATTTCAAAACCAGATCCAATCTGGTGGACTCCTGTTCATTAACTCTTCTATAACGGAATCCGTGGTTTCAAGGGGTGATATTGAGGTTATACAAGTTCCAGCAAGTGATATTGCTGAAGAGCTTAAAAGTCCAAAGTCGGCGAACATGGTAATGATGGGGGCATTCAGCAAAAAGACTAATCTTGTTTCACTTTCCACTTTAATTAAAGTTTTGGAAAATACTTTTAAGGCTAAAAAAATGCTGATCGATATTAACAAAAAGGCATTGATGGCAGGGTATGATTTATTTTAGATGCTTTTCAATCGGGGGTAACCTATGAGTGTCAAACAGGTTTCTATTACTTTGGATAATATACCGGGCCAGTTTCTACGTGTGAGCGAGTACCTTGGTGCCGAGGGAATCAATATCAGAGCTATTTCAGTGGCTGATACCTCCGAAGTCAGTACTGTGCGGTTTGTAACCGATAATCCTCAAAAGACGATCAATGTTCTAAAGAGCCATGGATATTCCGTGAGGGAACGAAATGTAATAGCAGTGGAAATCCCTGATCACCCTGGCGCCCTTCAAGCTGTGCTCAAACCTCTGAATGCCTCCAATATTAATGTGTTGTATCTTTATACCTTTTTGGGCAAGGGAGAGAGTGGACAGTCTATTGTTATTGTGGGCGTGGACAAGACGGAAGAAGCGATAAAGGTTCTGGAGAAGAACTGGGTACACACCTTTGGGAAAGAGATCTATTCATTGTAACGTAAAGAAAATAGCTTTATTTAGATTGGACTGACTCAACTCGAGGTAGCATAATTTAACAATATGGGCATATAACCGAAAAGGAGAACTAATGTGAATTTGTTATCTATTATAGGAAATACCCCACTTATAGAGTTGTCCAATATAAATGAAAATCCTAAGGTGAGGATTCTAGGTAAATTTGAGGGAGCCAATCCAGGGGGTTCGGTTAAGGATCGACCTGCTTACTATATGTTGCAGAAAGCAGAAGAGTCTGGGGAATTAACCAAAGATAAAATAATCCTTGAACCAACATCAGGGAATACAGGGATTGGTTTGGCAATGATAGCAGCTGCAAAAGGGTATCGTATTAAGCTTTTAATGCCGGAATGTGTCAGTACCGAGAGACAGTATATTCTGGGAGCTTTTGGTGCTGAGGTTGTGCTCACTCCTGCGAAAGAAGGTACTGATGGTGCTATAAAAAGAGCCCATCAGATAATTGATAATGCGCCTGATAAGTACTATATGCCCAATCAGTTTGATAACCCCAGCAATGTTCTTGCTCATTACGAGACGACTGGCCCTGAAATTTTATCCCAGACGAATGGAGAAATAGATGTGTTTGTTGCTGGCATGGGGACAACGGGGACTATAATGGGTGTCGGAAAGTATCTGCGGGA of the Thermodesulfobacteriota bacterium genome contains:
- a CDS encoding ParB/RepB/Spo0J family partition protein, giving the protein MNTEYKHLAIRSIDLTDTTFVTTYGFALTQLKKSIEKIGILNPPLVKKKSEEQYSIVCGYKRLLVCHEIGIEELRCAIMCQSIEDKDTFLISLYDNLSHRVLNPVEKSITISKLQKYYSVEVIVKKFLPLLGLNSHYSVLDRIKPLSSLDVKIKDAVVDGRIDEGVAAKFLNFSKKDREPILQILSTLRFSKNKQNEIIDNLYDITKRDGCSAYSILNAKELKDILADSNLNIPQKGSRVRYFLRKLKYPKIIKAENDFLEMKGKLNFGDKIRLTPPPSFEGDRYCIEFLFENMDDLEDSLKKIDSAKHNKEFKRIIEG
- a CDS encoding glycosyltransferase, with the translated sequence MKISRCKVVQKWEINNKLSMPKVSVIIPTYNRANFLEEAIESVLFQNYKDFELIVVDDGSTDETRNIVRRYTDEIVYIYQNKRGVSCARNMGIKNSSGEYIAFLDSDDKWSPDKLAYQMDFFAHNPDALICYTEEIWFRNNARVNPMRKHRKYSGMIFDKVLPLCIISPSSVMLKRELFFDRIGFFDESLPACEDYDMWIKIAASYPIYLIETPLIIKRGGHHDQLSRNFVGLDRFRIKALVNILESGILSPEQYKASLKELRKKCTIFGNGCLKRGRIAEGERYLKIPDKYEIKLYA
- a CDS encoding YdcF family protein, with protein sequence MARKRGSLTRFGKLLKVIFWICLIFFLSVMFTPLPNLLSSYLTVRPDIKKADLIVVLGGGFYPTGELTLSSIDRAVKGIELYFEGKAGKMVFSGGNPKRFPGYISEAGSMAQIAENLRVPSGNIIIEKKSSRTYENAVKVNKIMHDLGLKDAILVTSSYHMLRAKLSFEHAGVIVYPASTAPAEKYITHPLQRLLLFQAVLHEYMGLAYYKWKGWI
- a CDS encoding SDR family oxidoreductase; amino-acid sequence: MGKLDGKVAIISGSGRGLGRGFALVMSKEGASIVVNDVDDSANQVVKEIESKGGKAAAVIGGVGTKDVAEKLVSTAVKEFGKLDILVNNAGIIRDQLLHKMEEKQWDDVITVHLRGAFLNTQAAVKYMIENNVKGRIINITSSAGIYGNVGQANYSAAKAGLIGLTLSNAKELARRGICVNAVGPAAQTAMTESMPDKVKEMMYKHLASTSTIQRMGQPEDVAPTVVFLASDDSYFVTGQVICAMGSTGVI
- a CDS encoding ferredoxin family protein → MKGYIEIDQELCKGCQICIAFCPKDSISPSDKLNANGYLPVRFNSNGDCTGCATCAIVCPDVVIEVYRG
- a CDS encoding 3-methyl-2-oxobutanoate dehydrogenase subunit VorB, with the protein product MAKILMYGNAAIGEAAIRAGCQCYFGYPITPQNELTEYMATNLSRRKGCSFVQAESEVSAINMVYGASLAGVRAMTSSSSPGISLKQEGISYLAACELPAVIVNISRGGPGLGSISAAQSDYFQSTRGGGHGDYRTIVLAPSSVQELADLTHRAFDLADKYRIPVIILGDGMLGQMMEPVEFKYDAPSELPVRSDALRGAKGRPSRIVKTFTSKPTDLEELNWSLFRRYRLIEKEETTYEIYMVEDAELVVVAFGVAARIAKGAIRNARANGLKVGMFRPITLWPFPYEKVSELTQMTKHFLVFEMNMGQMIEDVKLAVEGKREISFYGRPGGVIPTPSEILRVITRLYYQKGLKIEK
- a CDS encoding thiamine pyrophosphate-dependent enzyme, with amino-acid sequence MKKVYRRPKSLKRAAFHYCPGCGHSIVHRLLTEVFDEMNIQDKVIGIPPPGCSVFAYHYLDVDMAESAHGRGAAVATGLKRAYPDALVFTYQGDGDLAAIGTAETIHAANRGECITSIFINNAVYGMTGGQMAPTTLSNMKTTTTPYGRDTRLEGYPVRMSEMVALVKGAAYIERTAVNSPANIKRTKKAIRKAFQTQIDDLGYSMVEILSPCPTNWKMSPLESWQWVENEMTKEFPLGLIKDTTRTKDITGKRDAD
- a CDS encoding 2-oxoacid:acceptor oxidoreductase family protein translates to MLIKTIFAGFGGQGVLSMGLNLSQAAMSEGKHVTYLPSYGAEVRGGTANCTVAISDEEIASPVASSPDFVVAMNQPSLVRFQNQIQSGGLLFINSSITESVVSRGDIEVIQVPASDIAEELKSPKSANMVMMGAFSKKTNLVSLSTLIKVLENTFKAKKMLIDINKKALMAGYDLF
- a CDS encoding amino acid-binding protein: MSVKQVSITLDNIPGQFLRVSEYLGAEGINIRAISVADTSEVSTVRFVTDNPQKTINVLKSHGYSVRERNVIAVEIPDHPGALQAVLKPLNASNINVLYLYTFLGKGESGQSIVIVGVDKTEEAIKVLEKNWVHTFGKEIYSL
- a CDS encoding cysteine synthase family protein — protein: MNLLSIIGNTPLIELSNINENPKVRILGKFEGANPGGSVKDRPAYYMLQKAEESGELTKDKIILEPTSGNTGIGLAMIAAAKGYRIKLLMPECVSTERQYILGAFGAEVVLTPAKEGTDGAIKRAHQIIDNAPDKYYMPNQFDNPSNVLAHYETTGPEILSQTNGEIDVFVAGMGTTGTIMGVGKYLREHKPDIKIVGVEPVIGHTIQGLKNMKEAIVPKIYNPEKLDGKIVINDGEAFDMTRKLVTEEGLFVGMSSGAAMAGAFDIARNMDSGVIVVILPDRGDRYLSTTLFRSICGKCPP